The Falco naumanni isolate bFalNau1 chromosome 1, bFalNau1.pat, whole genome shotgun sequence genome window below encodes:
- the LOC121082516 gene encoding immunoglobulin lambda-1 light chain-like gives MAWLPLLLAVLAHGTGSLVQAALTQPPSVSAHPGQTVQITCSGGSGSYGWYQQKVPGTGPVTVIYWTNYVGSGIPSRFSGSYSGSTGTLTITGVQAEDEAVYYCGGYDDSSGSQYVGGTKSVFHSPLASGSSLVQAVLTQPPSLSANPGQTVQITCSGSSSWYGWFQQKVPGTAPVTVIYNNNNRPSGIPSRFSGSYSGGTGTLTITGVQAEDEAVYYCGSYDGSSGGQRG, from the exons gtTCCCTGGTCCAGGCAGCGCTGACTCAGCCGCCCTCGGTGTCAGCACACCCGGGACAAACCGTCCAGATCACCTGCTCCGGGGGTAGTGGTAGCTATGGCTGGTACCAGCAGAAGGTCCCTGGCACTGGCCCTGTCACTGTGATCTACTGGACAAATTACGTAGGCTCAGGCATCCCTTCGCGATTCTCTGGGTCCTACTCTGGCAGTACGGGCACGTTAACCATCACTGGGGTCCAAGCCGAGGACGAGGCCGTCTATTACTGTGGTGGCTATGATGACAGCAGTGGTAGTCAATATGTTGGAGGCACCAAATCTGTCTTTcactctcctcttgcttctggCA gtTCCCTGGTCCAGGCAGTGCTGACTCAGCCGCCCTCGTTGTCAGCCAACCCGGGACAAACCGTCCAGATCACCTGCTCCGGGAGCAGCAGCTGGTATGGCTGGTTCCAGCAGAAGGTCCCTGGCACTGCCCCTGTCACTGTGATctacaataacaacaacagacCCTCGGGGATCCCTTCGCGATTCTCTGGGTCCTACTCTGGCGGTACGGGCACGTTAACCATCACTGGGGTCCAAGCCGAGGACGAGGCCGTCTATTACTGTGGTAGCTATGACGGTAGCAGTGGTGGTCAGCGTGGCTGA